The following proteins are encoded in a genomic region of Chloroflexota bacterium:
- a CDS encoding TraR/DksA C4-type zinc finger protein has protein sequence MMITQLIKLRDGGELADPQRVLAAERARLLSEAAALAGRERTFGEATRSGATGGSDGSGSHAADIATEIFEQELAEFLGRNVRLHLNEVNDALERIEQGIYGLCEECRAPIDPERLGALPWARRCMPCQAEKEKPSRRRVAPHRLAAAA, from the coding sequence ATGATGATCACCCAGCTCATTAAGCTGCGCGACGGCGGCGAGCTTGCAGATCCCCAAAGAGTGTTGGCGGCGGAGCGTGCCCGACTTCTCTCGGAAGCGGCGGCGCTCGCGGGGCGCGAGCGAACGTTCGGTGAAGCGACGCGTAGTGGCGCGACGGGTGGCAGTGACGGGTCCGGGTCCCATGCTGCCGACATCGCCACGGAGATCTTCGAACAGGAGCTTGCCGAGTTCCTCGGCCGAAACGTTCGCCTTCACCTGAACGAGGTGAACGACGCCCTCGAACGGATCGAGCAGGGCATCTATGGATTGTGCGAGGAGTGCCGCGCGCCCATCGATCCGGAGCGGCTGGGTGCGCTTCCGTGGGCGCGACGCTGCATGCCGTGTCAGGCGGAGAAGGAAAAGCCGTCGCGCCGCCGTGTGGCGCCGCATCGGCTTGCAGCCGCGGCGTAG
- a CDS encoding serine/threonine-protein kinase translates to MIGQTLGQYRLTKELGKGGFATVYRALQPTLNRYVAIKVLHPEFIRDERALRRFKREALAVARLNHPNIVAVYDYGEHEGRAYLVMEYVAGNTLKNRLGKPVPYSLAVDVVKAVGSALDYAHSKGIVHRDIKPANILFTEDNRIVLSDFGIVRLADDDSSLTRGVIGTPQYMSPEQALGHEVDGRSDLYSLGVVLFEMLGGRVPFKGDSAVATLSMHATLPVPSVRDVNESVSIDIDRVVQRALAKTPDERYQKGGDLYDALVAAIAVDERSMASTILMPATIGDTSSSQGSVTSPPLDLDTMYQALLGLTRSRDWRGAVSLAAQILARDANYRDVSAILASASNELKYGRSSTSVAIEVKNIMNEVAAAVDSGRLMEAAAMLQQLLRTSPNDMNARARLDEVNRMMAEQEAERRRQVRLDQLYALAQSKIQSDDIRWANHILEEISAVDPNFRDVPALLADIKAKLHPQMTAVAPASRVASLRDQAETAMAQERWADAVALWEEVLKLEPGLAGVEERLTLARHQSTVTTLNAEVAKLAAAGNWEEAIQKLEEIKRLTRT, encoded by the coding sequence TTGATCGGTCAGACGCTTGGCCAATACCGACTCACCAAGGAGCTCGGCAAGGGCGGGTTCGCCACCGTTTACCGTGCCCTCCAGCCGACGCTGAACCGATACGTTGCCATCAAGGTGCTGCACCCGGAGTTCATTCGCGATGAGCGCGCTCTGCGCCGCTTCAAGCGCGAAGCGCTCGCCGTCGCTCGATTGAACCACCCCAACATTGTCGCCGTGTACGACTACGGGGAGCACGAGGGGCGCGCGTATCTAGTCATGGAGTACGTAGCCGGCAACACCCTCAAGAACCGCCTGGGCAAGCCCGTCCCCTACTCGCTCGCCGTGGATGTCGTGAAGGCGGTCGGGTCGGCGCTCGACTACGCCCACAGCAAAGGGATCGTCCACCGGGACATCAAGCCGGCGAACATCCTGTTCACCGAGGATAACCGGATCGTGCTATCGGATTTCGGCATCGTGCGGCTGGCGGACGATGACAGCTCCCTTACGCGCGGCGTCATCGGAACCCCCCAATACATGTCGCCCGAACAGGCCCTCGGGCATGAAGTGGACGGGCGCAGCGACCTCTACTCCCTCGGCGTCGTCCTCTTCGAGATGCTGGGCGGGCGCGTACCCTTCAAGGGCGACAGTGCGGTCGCGACCCTCTCCATGCACGCAACGCTTCCGGTGCCGTCAGTCCGCGACGTTAACGAGAGCGTGTCCATCGACATCGACCGCGTCGTGCAACGGGCGCTCGCCAAAACGCCCGACGAGCGATACCAGAAGGGCGGGGACCTCTACGACGCCCTGGTGGCGGCCATCGCCGTCGACGAGCGCTCGATGGCATCGACGATCCTGATGCCCGCAACGATCGGGGACACCTCGTCGTCGCAGGGATCGGTCACATCGCCACCGCTGGATCTCGACACGATGTATCAAGCATTGCTCGGGCTCACACGCTCCAGGGACTGGCGGGGCGCTGTCTCCCTCGCGGCGCAGATCCTCGCGCGCGACGCCAACTATCGCGACGTCAGCGCCATCCTCGCTTCAGCGAGCAACGAGCTGAAGTACGGACGCAGCAGCACCTCCGTGGCCATCGAGGTGAAGAACATCATGAACGAAGTGGCCGCGGCTGTGGACAGTGGACGATTGATGGAAGCGGCCGCCATGCTGCAACAGCTGCTTCGCACGTCGCCGAACGACATGAACGCCCGCGCCAGGCTCGATGAAGTGAATCGAATGATGGCCGAGCAGGAAGCCGAGCGCCGCAGGCAGGTCCGCCTCGATCAGCTCTACGCTCTCGCCCAGAGCAAGATTCAGTCGGACGACATCCGTTGGGCGAACCACATCCTCGAAGAGATCAGCGCCGTCGATCCAAATTTCCGCGACGTTCCTGCGCTGCTGGCCGACATCAAGGCCAAGCTACACCCACAAATGACAGCCGTGGCACCGGCTTCCCGTGTCGCCAGCCTCCGCGACCAAGCGGAAACGGCGATGGCCCAGGAGCGCTGGGCAGACGCGGTGGCGCTTTGGGAAGAGGTGCTGAAGCTGGAGCCGGGCCTCGCCGGGGTGGAAGAGAGACTCACGCTGGCGCGCCATCAGTCGACCGTCACGACCCTCAACGCCGAAGTCGCCAAGCTTGCAGCCGCAGGAAACTGGGAAGAGGCCATCCAAAAGCTGGAGGAGATCAAGCGGCTCACCCGCACGTAG
- a CDS encoding Crp/Fnr family transcriptional regulator — MMAGGALQRLPLFAGLPPETARLLESGAQKRSFRRGEVIFHKGDPGTSMYLIVEGQVKIVLPSDTGDEALLGVLDVGDFFGELSLIDGQPRSATIVATEPTDTIVLHRDEFLRVIRANPNVAIDMLRVLARRLRETDEFVEDAVFLDVPGRLAKKLLELADAYGATRADGTVIGLRLTQAELANMVGATRESVNKHLRSYRSRGIIDVDRQRIVIRRPDELQRRIY, encoded by the coding sequence ATGATGGCAGGCGGGGCGCTTCAGCGGCTTCCGCTCTTCGCCGGCCTGCCACCCGAAACGGCTCGGCTCCTCGAGAGCGGTGCCCAAAAGCGATCGTTTCGGCGAGGCGAGGTCATCTTTCACAAAGGGGACCCGGGTACGAGCATGTACCTGATCGTCGAGGGGCAAGTCAAAATCGTCTTGCCTTCGGATACCGGCGATGAGGCGCTCCTCGGCGTGCTCGACGTCGGCGACTTCTTCGGAGAGCTCTCGCTCATTGACGGACAGCCGCGGTCCGCGACTATCGTTGCGACTGAGCCCACCGACACGATCGTGCTTCATCGCGACGAATTCCTGCGAGTCATTCGCGCCAATCCAAACGTCGCCATCGACATGCTGCGCGTGCTCGCCCGGCGCCTGCGCGAAACGGACGAGTTCGTGGAAGACGCGGTCTTCCTCGACGTGCCTGGCAGGCTGGCCAAGAAGCTCCTCGAGCTGGCCGACGCCTACGGCGCAACCCGCGCAGACGGCACGGTGATCGGGTTGCGGCTCACCCAGGCCGAGCTGGCGAACATGGTTGGCGCAACGCGCGAGAGCGTGAATAAGCACCTCCGCTCATACCGATCTCGCGGAATCATCGATGTCGATCGGCAGCGCATCGTCATTCGTCGACCTGACGAGCTGCAGCGCCGAATCTATTAG
- the nbaC gene encoding 3-hydroxyanthranilate 3,4-dioxygenase: protein MLPLIPRNLWGWVEENRDAFQPPVGNKVVWQDSQFTAMVVRGPNARRDFHIDPFDEIFYQLRGDIVVEYLDEHGTRQNAIVHEGDLFLVPARVPHAPHRPAETWGLVIEIKRSPDQMESLLWICDLCGARLHQVDLYVADIETELKAAIERFNRDVHLRTCRVCGHVQPETVRPIDAPAPDAVRAG, encoded by the coding sequence ATGCTGCCGCTGATACCCAGGAACTTGTGGGGGTGGGTGGAGGAAAATCGTGACGCCTTCCAGCCGCCGGTCGGGAACAAGGTTGTCTGGCAGGATTCCCAGTTTACGGCGATGGTGGTGCGCGGGCCGAACGCCCGTCGCGACTTTCACATCGATCCGTTCGATGAGATCTTCTATCAACTGCGCGGGGACATCGTGGTGGAGTACCTCGACGAGCACGGAACGCGCCAGAATGCCATCGTGCACGAAGGCGACCTGTTCCTGGTGCCTGCCCGAGTTCCCCACGCGCCGCACCGGCCGGCGGAAACGTGGGGGCTGGTCATCGAGATCAAGCGGTCGCCCGATCAGATGGAGTCGCTCTTGTGGATCTGCGATCTGTGCGGCGCACGACTCCACCAGGTCGACTTGTACGTCGCGGACATCGAGACAGAGCTGAAGGCCGCGATCGAACGGTTCAACCGCGACGTGCACCTCAGAACGTGCCGGGTGTGCGGCCACGTGCAGCCCGAAACAGTCAGGCCGATCGATGCCCCGGCCCCCGATGCGGTCCGTGCCGGCTAG
- a CDS encoding tetratricopeptide repeat protein produces MAMLESEERARIKRVKAEQAVNLAMQSRWTEAAELNRQIIDAYPKDVEAHNRLGKALMELQKYDEAREVYNHALRLDPTNGIAHKNLLRLEKLMEESVAPGAPSAPVDPSLFIAETGRTTTTALVQLAAPEVLAKMDSGDPVDLRVEGNTVLAVSKSGDVLGKIEPKLRQRLIRLFTMGNEYAAVVTAVDEGSLKIIIRETHRDPSMGNRPSFPTTGEAFRGYVRDTLLRYELDEEEEEEEEIEEAEPDREPEMVAHDVSLDDVRDLAPDEEEEEP; encoded by the coding sequence ATGGCTATGCTCGAATCCGAAGAGCGGGCCCGCATCAAACGCGTCAAGGCTGAGCAAGCTGTCAATCTCGCTATGCAGAGCCGGTGGACCGAGGCCGCCGAGCTGAACCGCCAGATCATCGATGCGTATCCCAAGGACGTGGAGGCGCACAATCGGCTGGGCAAAGCCCTCATGGAGCTCCAGAAGTACGACGAGGCGCGTGAGGTCTACAATCACGCCCTCAGACTCGACCCGACAAACGGAATCGCCCACAAAAACCTCCTGCGCCTCGAGAAGCTCATGGAGGAGTCCGTTGCACCGGGGGCCCCATCCGCTCCCGTTGATCCGAGCCTCTTCATCGCGGAGACCGGCCGCACCACGACGACGGCTCTCGTGCAACTGGCAGCGCCCGAAGTCCTGGCGAAGATGGATTCCGGTGATCCCGTCGATCTTCGGGTCGAGGGAAACACCGTGCTGGCGGTCAGCAAGTCCGGCGACGTGCTGGGTAAGATCGAGCCAAAGCTTCGCCAGCGGCTCATCCGCCTATTCACCATGGGCAATGAATACGCGGCGGTGGTAACGGCCGTCGACGAAGGCTCGCTCAAGATCATCATTCGGGAGACGCATCGCGACCCATCGATGGGAAATCGACCATCGTTCCCGACCACGGGAGAGGCCTTCCGCGGCTACGTTCGGGACACGCTCCTGCGCTACGAGCTGGATGAGGAAGAAGAGGAAGAGGAAGAGATCGAGGAAGCGGAGCCGGATCGTGAGCCCGAGATGGTGGCGCACGACGTGTCGTTGGACGACGTTCGTGACCTCGCGCCCGACGAGGAGGAAGAAGAGCCGTAA
- the leuD gene encoding 3-isopropylmalate dehydratase small subunit codes for MESRRIVRITGTGVAVRGNDIDTDRIVPARYLKEVTFERMGEYPFIDERFDETGNARQHPFNDPRYRGASILLVNANFGCGSSREHAPQALLRWGIRAIVGESFAEIFAGNSLAIGLPVVTAAPADVQRLMDLVGEDPTVEIAIDLEQRTLTASGKTAPIGLPETVRVALTQGYWDSTAVLASNADKVRQVASRLPYLNGFPAAGAR; via the coding sequence ATGGAAAGCAGGCGGATCGTCAGGATCACGGGCACCGGCGTCGCCGTCCGCGGCAACGATATCGATACAGACCGTATCGTCCCCGCGCGTTACCTCAAGGAAGTGACGTTCGAGCGCATGGGCGAATATCCATTCATCGACGAGCGGTTTGATGAAACGGGCAACGCCCGGCAACACCCCTTCAACGACCCTCGGTACCGCGGCGCATCGATCCTGCTCGTAAACGCCAACTTCGGCTGCGGATCATCGCGCGAGCACGCTCCGCAGGCGCTGCTACGCTGGGGCATTCGCGCGATCGTTGGCGAATCGTTCGCGGAGATCTTCGCCGGCAACAGCCTTGCCATCGGGCTTCCGGTTGTGACCGCCGCGCCGGCCGACGTTCAGCGCCTGATGGACCTGGTGGGAGAGGACCCGACAGTCGAAATCGCCATCGATCTCGAACAGCGGACCCTGACGGCATCGGGGAAAACAGCGCCCATCGGTCTGCCCGAGACCGTTCGCGTGGCGTTGACGCAGGGATATTGGGACTCGACGGCGGTCCTCGCGTCAAACGCCGATAAGGTGCGGCAAGTCGCGTCGCGGCTCCCCTACCTCAATGGCTTCCCCGCCGCGGGTGCCCGATGA
- a CDS encoding 2-isopropylmalate synthase, protein MDRLYIFDTTLRDGEQSPGASLTSDEKLEVALQLADLGVDIVEAGFPIASPDDAAAVERIAKQVKGPVIAGLARCKPEDIDVAWESLSAGENVRLHTFISTSDIHLQKQFRMTREQALDHAVAMVKRAKKYLSDVEFSPMDATRSDVEYLFRMLEAVIDAGATTINIADTVGYTTPAEFGRLITAIRERVPNADKAVISVHCHDDLGMAVANSLAAVQAGARQVECTINGIGERAGNAALEEIVMATKTRADVYHVETRIDTNQIYKTSRLVSNLTQIVVQPNKAVVGSNAFAHESGIHTDGLIKDRSTYEIMDPRAVGLLDSTFVLGKHSGRAALRKHFEDLGYQLSDEELNRAIARLKAIADKKKEITSKDLEAILADEMIAVPELYQVLRLQVSCGYPAVPTATVELRLPNGEEHLEVATGTGPVDACYRAIARIVDLPVRLAEYSVHSVTSGIDALGEVSVRIESGGRTFHGRGADPDIIVASAKAYLNALNKAAAAPQNVPARVETGVGV, encoded by the coding sequence ATGGACCGTCTGTATATCTTCGACACCACGCTGCGCGATGGCGAGCAGTCGCCCGGCGCGTCCCTTACATCCGACGAGAAGCTGGAAGTCGCGCTCCAGCTTGCGGATCTCGGCGTGGACATCGTCGAGGCTGGCTTCCCTATCGCGTCCCCGGACGACGCTGCCGCTGTCGAGCGCATCGCCAAGCAGGTCAAGGGACCGGTGATCGCGGGCCTCGCGCGCTGCAAACCGGAGGATATCGACGTCGCCTGGGAGTCCCTCTCCGCGGGTGAGAACGTTCGTCTGCACACCTTCATCTCGACGTCGGACATCCATCTCCAGAAGCAGTTCCGCATGACGCGCGAGCAGGCGCTCGATCACGCCGTGGCCATGGTGAAGCGCGCAAAGAAGTACCTCTCGGACGTCGAGTTCTCGCCCATGGATGCGACGCGCTCCGACGTCGAGTACCTCTTCCGCATGCTGGAGGCCGTGATCGATGCGGGCGCGACGACCATCAACATCGCAGACACGGTGGGCTATACGACGCCCGCGGAATTCGGGCGGCTGATCACCGCGATCCGGGAGCGCGTGCCGAACGCGGACAAAGCGGTGATCTCTGTCCACTGCCACGACGATCTGGGTATGGCGGTCGCCAACTCCCTGGCTGCCGTTCAGGCGGGCGCACGGCAGGTCGAATGCACGATCAATGGCATCGGCGAGCGAGCCGGCAACGCCGCGCTGGAAGAGATCGTCATGGCGACAAAAACGCGGGCCGACGTCTATCACGTCGAGACCCGTATCGACACGAACCAGATCTACAAGACCAGCCGCCTGGTCTCGAACCTGACTCAGATCGTGGTGCAGCCCAACAAAGCGGTGGTCGGCTCGAATGCCTTCGCTCACGAGTCAGGGATTCACACCGACGGTTTGATCAAGGACCGTTCCACGTACGAGATCATGGACCCGCGCGCCGTCGGGTTGCTCGATAGCACCTTCGTTCTGGGCAAGCACTCCGGTCGCGCCGCGCTGCGCAAGCACTTCGAGGACCTGGGCTACCAGCTCAGCGATGAGGAGCTGAACCGAGCGATCGCTCGACTGAAGGCGATCGCGGACAAGAAGAAGGAGATTACCAGCAAGGACCTGGAAGCAATCCTCGCGGACGAGATGATCGCGGTACCCGAGCTGTATCAGGTCTTGCGGCTCCAGGTCTCGTGCGGATACCCGGCCGTGCCCACGGCAACGGTCGAGCTTCGGTTGCCGAACGGTGAGGAGCATCTGGAAGTGGCCACCGGGACCGGGCCGGTCGACGCATGCTACCGTGCCATCGCCCGAATCGTGGATCTTCCCGTCCGGCTGGCGGAATACTCCGTCCATTCCGTGACGAGCGGGATCGATGCGCTGGGCGAAGTCTCCGTGCGTATCGAGTCGGGTGGGCGCACGTTTCACGGACGCGGCGCGGACCCGGACATCATCGTGGCGTCCGCCAAAGCGTACCTCAACGCGCTCAACAAGGCCGCCGCGGCCCCCCAGAACGTGCCGGCGCGCGTCGAAACTGGCGTCGGAGTCTGA
- the ilvC gene encoding ketol-acid reductoisomerase: MANIYYDTDADLSYLDGKKIAVLGYGSQGHAHALNLRESGCDVVVGLYKGSKSWAVAEGDGLRVAPVDQAAAEADVMMIVVPDTTQRSLYEECIKPGLRAGNMLMFAHGFNIHHHQVVPPPDVDVTMIAPKGPGHLVRSTFQSGAGVPALIAVHQDATGKAKENALAYAKGLGATRAGVLETTFAEETETDNFGEQAVLCGGLSALIKAGYETLVEAGYQPEVAYFECCHELKLIIDLIYEGGLARMRYSISDTAEFGDYYAGPQIVDEHVKATMRKLLHDIQDGTFARTWILENQAGRPNFHARRAMEARHPIEAVGSQLRSMMTWLKKGDH; this comes from the coding sequence ATGGCGAACATCTACTACGACACAGATGCCGACCTTTCCTACCTCGACGGAAAGAAGATCGCGGTCCTTGGATACGGCAGCCAGGGGCACGCCCACGCGCTGAATCTGCGTGAAAGTGGATGCGACGTGGTCGTCGGCCTGTACAAGGGCAGTAAGTCTTGGGCGGTGGCCGAGGGCGACGGGCTCCGCGTGGCGCCGGTGGATCAGGCGGCGGCCGAGGCCGACGTGATGATGATCGTCGTCCCGGACACGACCCAGCGGTCCCTCTACGAGGAGTGCATCAAGCCTGGACTCCGCGCCGGCAACATGCTGATGTTCGCGCATGGCTTCAACATCCACCACCACCAGGTCGTGCCGCCCCCCGACGTCGACGTCACCATGATCGCGCCAAAGGGGCCGGGCCACCTCGTCCGCAGCACGTTCCAGTCGGGCGCCGGCGTACCGGCGCTCATCGCCGTCCACCAAGACGCGACCGGCAAGGCGAAAGAGAACGCGCTGGCGTACGCCAAGGGGCTCGGCGCGACCCGCGCTGGCGTGCTGGAGACGACCTTCGCCGAGGAGACCGAGACCGACAACTTCGGAGAGCAGGCCGTCCTGTGCGGCGGGCTGAGCGCGCTGATCAAGGCTGGCTACGAGACGCTGGTCGAAGCCGGCTATCAGCCGGAGGTCGCGTACTTCGAATGCTGCCACGAGCTGAAGCTGATCATCGACCTCATCTATGAAGGCGGGCTCGCGCGCATGCGGTACTCGATCTCGGATACTGCGGAGTTCGGCGACTACTACGCGGGCCCGCAGATCGTGGACGAACACGTCAAGGCGACGATGCGCAAGCTGCTCCACGACATTCAAGATGGCACCTTTGCGCGCACCTGGATCCTGGAGAACCAGGCCGGACGGCCAAATTTCCATGCTCGGCGGGCGATGGAGGCCCGCCATCCCATCGAGGCCGTGGGGAGCCAGCTTCGCTCCATGATGACCTGGCTCAAGAAGGGAGACCATTGA
- the leuC gene encoding 3-isopropylmalate dehydratase large subunit, whose product MSQNTLYDKVWESHTVDILPTGKTQLFIGLHLVHEVTSPQAFAMMREQGLNVAFPERTFATADHIVPTDVRARPFLDPQAEEMMQVIEAATHDYGIEFYGLESERQGIVHVIGPQLGLTQPGMTLVCGDSHTATHGAFGTVAMAIGTTQVKDVLATQTLAMDKLKVRRINVEGKLAEGVYAKDVILNIIHALGVAGGVGYAYEYGGSTLDAMAMDERLTVCNMSIEGGALVGYVNPDDTTFSYLRGRPFAPAGDAFDRAVTYWRSVASGPDARYDDVVTLAAADIEPTVTWGINPGQSVAVSGRLPRPEETSDAGTALRAYQHTGFTPGSPVQEIPIDVAFVGSCTNSRLSDLRAAARVAKGRHVHAKVRAIVVPGSYAVKRQAEEEGLDEVFREAGFEWREAGCSMCLAMNPDRLNGREICASSSNRNFIGRQGSATGRTILMSPAMVAAAAVSGHIADVRELL is encoded by the coding sequence GTGAGTCAAAACACGCTCTACGACAAAGTCTGGGAGTCGCATACTGTCGATATCTTGCCGACGGGAAAGACGCAGCTCTTTATCGGCCTCCACCTCGTTCACGAGGTCACGAGCCCGCAGGCATTCGCCATGATGCGCGAGCAAGGGCTCAACGTGGCATTCCCGGAACGTACGTTTGCGACGGCCGATCATATCGTTCCGACCGACGTGCGGGCGCGGCCGTTCCTCGATCCGCAAGCCGAAGAGATGATGCAGGTGATCGAGGCCGCGACGCATGACTACGGGATCGAGTTCTACGGTCTCGAAAGCGAGCGCCAGGGCATCGTCCACGTGATCGGGCCGCAGCTCGGCCTCACCCAGCCGGGCATGACGCTCGTGTGCGGCGACAGCCACACCGCGACGCACGGCGCCTTCGGAACCGTCGCCATGGCCATCGGCACGACGCAAGTCAAAGACGTCCTCGCCACGCAGACACTGGCTATGGACAAGCTCAAGGTGAGGAGGATCAACGTCGAGGGCAAGCTCGCGGAGGGCGTCTACGCCAAGGACGTCATTCTCAACATCATTCACGCCCTCGGCGTGGCCGGCGGCGTCGGGTACGCGTACGAATATGGTGGAAGCACGCTCGACGCCATGGCGATGGACGAGCGCCTCACGGTCTGCAACATGAGCATCGAGGGCGGGGCGCTGGTCGGATATGTCAATCCCGATGACACGACCTTCTCGTACCTGCGGGGCCGCCCGTTCGCGCCGGCCGGGGACGCATTCGACCGGGCTGTAACGTACTGGCGATCGGTCGCGTCGGGCCCCGACGCGCGTTACGACGACGTGGTAACGCTGGCCGCTGCGGACATCGAGCCCACTGTGACCTGGGGCATCAATCCCGGCCAGAGCGTCGCCGTCTCCGGGCGGCTCCCGCGCCCCGAGGAGACGTCGGACGCCGGGACGGCCCTGCGCGCCTATCAGCACACGGGCTTCACCCCGGGTTCACCCGTCCAGGAGATCCCGATCGACGTCGCCTTCGTCGGGTCGTGCACCAACTCGCGTCTCTCGGACTTGCGCGCGGCGGCGCGCGTCGCCAAGGGCCGCCACGTTCACGCCAAGGTGCGGGCGATCGTCGTCCCCGGCTCGTACGCCGTGAAGCGCCAGGCGGAGGAAGAAGGGCTCGACGAGGTCTTTCGCGAGGCGGGCTTCGAGTGGCGGGAGGCGGGATGCTCGATGTGTCTTGCGATGAATCCCGACCGCCTCAACGGACGCGAGATCTGCGCGTCGTCGTCAAACCGCAACTTCATCGGCCGGCAGGGGAGCGCAACCGGCCGGACGATCCTCATGAGCCCAGCGATGGTCGCCGCTGCTGCCGTCAGCGGGCACATCGCCGACGTGCGGGAGCTGCTCTGA
- the leuB gene encoding 3-isopropylmalate dehydrogenase translates to MTAQRAATARISVLGGDGIGPEVTAEAERVLRTVAQLFGHRLDFSYEPVGGCCIDQHGVALLPESLRRAKRSSAVLFGAVGGPKWDNPNAPVRPEDGLLAIRKGLGLFANLRPVRVYSPLASASPLKADLSAVDILVVRELTGGLYFGKPKRVWDAPTGRRAVDTCAYSEAEIERVLRVGFDLARGRRRKLTSVDKANVMATGRLWRQVATRLASEYPDVHVDHLLVDTCAMRLVVRPDEFDVIVTENTFGDILTDEAAVIGGSMGMLPSASLGAGRLGLYEPIHGTAPDIAGKGLANPLAAILSAALLLRHSLGLETEASAVEQAVEGALADGLRTADIAQPGARAIGTTEMADAVIDRIATIHHAGDASKRAPRPSAAPARS, encoded by the coding sequence ATGACGGCGCAGCGAGCGGCGACCGCGCGAATTTCCGTCCTTGGCGGCGACGGCATCGGCCCCGAAGTCACCGCCGAGGCCGAGCGCGTCCTGCGCACGGTCGCGCAGCTCTTCGGCCACCGATTGGACTTCAGCTATGAACCCGTCGGCGGCTGTTGCATCGACCAGCACGGCGTGGCGCTCCTTCCGGAAAGCCTCCGGCGCGCCAAGCGCAGCTCGGCCGTTCTCTTCGGCGCTGTCGGCGGACCCAAATGGGACAACCCGAATGCCCCAGTGCGACCCGAAGACGGGCTGCTGGCGATTCGGAAAGGGCTGGGGCTCTTCGCCAATCTGCGCCCCGTTCGGGTCTACTCCCCACTCGCCTCGGCGTCGCCACTGAAAGCAGACCTGAGCGCGGTGGATATCCTCGTCGTTCGCGAGCTGACGGGCGGCCTTTACTTCGGAAAACCCAAGCGGGTCTGGGATGCGCCCACCGGACGGCGCGCGGTGGATACGTGCGCCTATTCCGAAGCCGAGATCGAGCGCGTGCTCCGGGTCGGCTTCGATCTGGCCCGCGGCCGAAGACGCAAGCTCACGTCGGTGGACAAGGCGAACGTGATGGCGACGGGCCGCCTCTGGCGACAAGTGGCGACGCGGCTTGCCTCAGAATACCCGGACGTCCACGTCGATCACCTCCTCGTCGATACGTGCGCGATGCGGCTCGTGGTGCGTCCCGACGAATTCGACGTGATCGTGACAGAGAATACATTTGGCGATATCCTCACCGACGAAGCGGCAGTGATCGGGGGTTCGATGGGAATGCTGCCCTCGGCCAGTCTCGGTGCCGGTCGGCTCGGTCTGTACGAGCCGATTCATGGCACAGCGCCCGACATCGCAGGAAAGGGGCTCGCAAACCCACTAGCGGCGATTCTGAGCGCGGCCCTGTTGCTTCGCCACTCGCTTGGACTCGAGACCGAAGCCAGCGCCGTTGAGCAGGCCGTGGAAGGCGCCCTCGCGGACGGCCTGCGAACGGCAGACATTGCGCAGCCTGGCGCACGGGCAATCGGCACCACAGAGATGGCCGACGCGGTCATCGACCGGATCGCGACCATTCACCACGCCGGAGACGCGTCGAAGAGGGCCCCGCGGCCGAGCGCGGCCCCGGCGCGGAGCTGA
- a CDS encoding LysM peptidoglycan-binding domain-containing protein produces MIKQWLPTALFAGVIVALVFVLAAVRMMLASTSPQLSTTQGSQPQAGAPNVVVEHQPVAAVGPGNAAPQPAPTSTIRFTAKPIEPTYTVSAGDSLWTIAQKNHTNPKDIQSINNLSDGATLSVGQRLVMP; encoded by the coding sequence GTGATCAAGCAATGGCTTCCGACCGCGCTCTTCGCGGGCGTCATCGTCGCCCTCGTATTCGTGCTCGCAGCCGTCCGGATGATGCTGGCCTCGACCTCGCCACAACTCTCGACGACGCAAGGCTCGCAGCCCCAGGCCGGGGCGCCCAATGTGGTGGTCGAGCACCAGCCAGTCGCCGCGGTCGGTCCGGGCAACGCCGCGCCTCAGCCAGCGCCCACGAGCACGATTCGGTTTACCGCGAAGCCCATCGAGCCCACCTACACGGTATCGGCCGGCGACAGCTTGTGGACCATCGCTCAGAAAAACCACACCAACCCGAAGGACATTCAGTCCATCAACAATCTGTCGGACGGGGCCACCCTGAGCGTCGGGCAGCGCCTGGTCATGCCGTAA